One part of the Methanococcoides sp. AM1 genome encodes these proteins:
- a CDS encoding isopropylmalate synthase, translated as MNIYKTYEDLPKIKLPLGQEVSISDSTIRDGAQMPGIVLKADHKLKIYEYLHQIGIEKLETFVYNERDRNAVKMMFDRGYESPEITGWARAVPADIDMVLDIEEIEETGVLMSVSDAHVIDKMGLPNREAAEEKYLNALQYAVDHGLRTRAHIEDMTRADNTYFVYPLIEKILEIDPNCTIRLCDTIGFGVPFIDVDEPFGIPEMVKHLKDNLNVQNIETHCHDDFGLAVANSIAGYWHGANWSNVTFLGIGERAGNAEMEKLLLFLSRRVEGFDKYNLECLTEFAKFMQKEIGIRIPRNKSVVGKNVFAHESGIHTAGVIKNPFTYEPYPPEIVGGTRAFLIGDSSGIEVLRFKVQDTLNELIGVQITVEKNDSRLRSIQNDIHTLYDKEKRVSCISDEEIQAYVEKYFLFEPIIEKNMGRKTA; from the coding sequence ATGAATATATACAAAACTTATGAGGATCTTCCAAAGATCAAGCTCCCACTGGGACAGGAAGTAAGCATAAGTGACAGTACCATTCGTGATGGGGCACAGATGCCTGGTATTGTCTTAAAGGCAGATCACAAGCTCAAAATATACGAGTACCTGCATCAGATAGGAATTGAAAAACTGGAAACATTCGTCTATAATGAGCGTGACAGGAACGCGGTTAAGATGATGTTTGACAGGGGTTATGAATCACCCGAGATCACCGGCTGGGCAAGAGCCGTACCTGCAGATATAGACATGGTCCTTGATATTGAAGAAATTGAAGAAACGGGGGTCTTGATGTCAGTCTCTGATGCACATGTCATAGACAAGATGGGACTCCCCAACAGGGAAGCAGCAGAAGAGAAGTACCTGAACGCACTCCAGTATGCAGTTGACCATGGTCTTCGAACTCGTGCACATATTGAGGATATGACACGAGCTGACAATACTTATTTCGTGTATCCACTTATTGAAAAGATACTTGAGATAGATCCGAATTGTACGATCCGTCTTTGTGATACGATCGGTTTTGGAGTTCCATTTATAGATGTGGATGAACCATTCGGCATACCAGAGATGGTGAAACACTTAAAAGATAATCTTAATGTACAGAACATTGAGACACATTGCCACGATGATTTTGGCCTGGCAGTTGCCAACTCTATTGCAGGATACTGGCATGGTGCAAACTGGTCCAATGTAACTTTCCTCGGTATTGGTGAAAGGGCTGGAAATGCAGAAATGGAGAAATTGTTGCTTTTCCTTAGCCGTCGTGTTGAAGGCTTTGACAAATATAACCTTGAATGTCTTACAGAGTTTGCAAAATTCATGCAGAAGGAAATTGGTATCAGGATACCAAGGAACAAATCTGTCGTAGGGAAAAATGTTTTTGCCCACGAGTCAGGCATCCACACTGCAGGCGTCATCAAGAACCCATTCACCTACGAACCATATCCACCGGAGATCGTAGGCGGAACGAGAGCTTTCCTTATAGGCGATTCATCAGGTATCGAAGTACTTCGTTTCAAAGTACAGGATACACTGAACGAACTTATTGGCGTTCAGATAACCGTCGAAAAGAACGACTCACGCCTGAGATCGATCCAGAACGATATACACACACTTTATGACAAGGAAAAGCGTGTTTCCTGCATCTCTGATGAAGAGATACAGGCATACGTCGAGAAATATTTCCTCTTCGAGCCTATAATCGAGAAGAACATGGGCAGAAAAACAGCCTGA
- a CDS encoding dicarboxylate/amino acid:cation symporter: MSNRYRIPDPLSVIHPRSLKHLSFQLQSLVKGRLWLKILIGMFLGIIVGLILGPSAGLVGQNVSYAIGEWLALPGYIFLALLQMIVVPLVFASIIRGIAAGEDMEQLKMIGSRTVAYFLATTALAIIIGLSLALMIDPGSYISSELVQSTMGSEMPSVSEDAIITPGIADVPGMVTTILPTNPLGSLATGQMLQVVVFSVIIGLALVSMSPTQSKPLLDLLGSLQEVSMTVVRWTMLLAPLAVFGLISKFTLNLGIAALMGMLVYVGTVLLGLLSLLVFYLMIVFIISRKGPINFLRSVRDVLLLAFSTSSSAVVMPLSIKTAEDKLGVRPSISQFVIPLGATINMNGTALYQSIAAVFLAQVFGVELGFGALLLLMITVVGASIGTPSTPGVGIVILAMILSSVGIPTAGIALIIGVDRILDMCRTSVNVTGDLVTCVIMDKWVGSKKPAMQERFEHSKRETQRKVLGEDVIVNSNDA, encoded by the coding sequence ATGTCAAACAGATACCGCATTCCTGACCCTCTTTCCGTGATACATCCACGTTCGTTGAAGCATCTTAGCTTCCAGCTGCAGTCATTAGTTAAGGGCCGCCTCTGGCTCAAGATATTGATCGGGATGTTTCTGGGGATCATTGTCGGCCTGATACTTGGACCATCAGCAGGATTGGTGGGTCAAAATGTTTCATATGCAATTGGTGAATGGCTGGCGTTACCGGGATACATATTTTTGGCACTATTGCAAATGATAGTTGTTCCTCTTGTTTTTGCATCGATCATCCGGGGTATCGCTGCCGGCGAGGACATGGAGCAGCTCAAAATGATCGGGTCGCGTACGGTTGCATATTTCCTCGCGACCACAGCACTTGCCATAATTATCGGTCTGAGCCTTGCTTTAATGATAGATCCGGGCAGTTATATCAGCAGTGAACTTGTCCAGAGCACAATGGGATCGGAAATGCCTTCGGTCAGCGAGGATGCTATTATCACTCCCGGCATTGCAGATGTTCCGGGAATGGTCACAACGATCCTGCCTACCAATCCGCTTGGATCACTTGCTACCGGGCAGATGCTTCAGGTGGTTGTGTTCTCTGTCATAATAGGTCTGGCTCTGGTATCGATGTCACCCACACAATCAAAACCCCTGCTCGATCTGTTGGGTTCGCTTCAGGAAGTGAGCATGACAGTTGTACGATGGACCATGTTACTTGCTCCTCTTGCTGTTTTTGGTCTTATAAGCAAGTTCACGCTGAATCTTGGGATCGCTGCGCTTATGGGAATGCTGGTCTATGTGGGTACTGTACTTTTAGGGCTCCTATCACTACTTGTCTTTTACCTGATGATAGTTTTTATTATTTCAAGAAAAGGTCCTATTAATTTCCTGAGATCTGTAAGGGACGTACTGTTACTTGCATTCTCAACATCCAGTTCTGCTGTTGTCATGCCTTTGTCCATCAAGACCGCAGAGGATAAATTAGGTGTCAGACCTTCGATTTCACAATTTGTCATCCCACTTGGTGCAACTATAAACATGAATGGAACAGCTCTTTACCAGAGTATAGCAGCAGTTTTCCTCGCACAGGTATTTGGCGTGGAACTTGGGTTCGGGGCTCTTCTGTTGCTTATGATCACCGTGGTAGGTGCTTCGATCGGTACACCTTCTACACCTGGTGTCGGAATAGTTATACTTGCAATGATACTGAGCAGTGTTGGAATACCGACTGCAGGTATAGCACTTATAATTGGTGTGGACAGGATCCTTGATATGTGCCGTACATCTGTGAATGTCACCGGTGATCTTGTAACCTGTGTGATCATGGATAAATGGGTAGGCAGCAAGAAACCAGCAATGCAGGAACGCTTTGAACACTCAAAACGTGAAACACAAAGAAAAGTACTGGGCGAAGATGTTATTGTTAACTCGAACGATGCGTGA
- a CDS encoding DUF4386 domain-containing protein, whose translation MAERKELSNPDRKTAIIVGILFIIATAFLFIGETFYKPILSSPNYLDIAYPNSTLVIIGMLLEFVCVLAIPLIAIFLYPVLRRYSETLAIGYVVFRFFEAVLFVDSEINKLSLIGLSQQYLNNEVVDASYFHIIGSSIQHTNEWNFLIYVMIFCFGALMLYYVLYTSELVPRFISVWGFAAALFLLAGAVLTLVGGSIGFSELNFELIFAPPIAVNEMVLAIWLIVKGFNSSAKPEIKSRS comes from the coding sequence ATGGCAGAAAGAAAAGAACTATCAAACCCTGACAGAAAGACAGCAATAATCGTAGGAATACTGTTCATTATTGCTACTGCATTTCTTTTTATTGGGGAGACATTTTACAAACCAATACTAAGTTCTCCCAATTATCTGGATATTGCATATCCAAACAGTACACTTGTAATAATTGGAATGCTTCTTGAATTTGTCTGTGTTCTTGCAATACCACTCATCGCCATATTCCTTTATCCTGTTCTAAGGAGGTATAGTGAAACATTGGCCATTGGATATGTTGTCTTCAGATTCTTTGAAGCGGTTTTATTTGTTGATTCTGAGATCAACAAACTCTCACTGATCGGCCTAAGTCAGCAGTACTTAAATAATGAAGTAGTCGATGCTTCATATTTCCATATCATAGGCAGTTCAATTCAACATACGAACGAGTGGAACTTTTTGATCTATGTAATGATCTTTTGTTTCGGAGCTTTAATGCTCTACTATGTACTATATACCTCCGAACTTGTACCTCGTTTTATATCTGTCTGGGGATTTGCTGCTGCTTTATTTTTGTTGGCAGGCGCAGTACTGACTCTGGTAGGAGGATCTATTGGATTTTCAGAACTGAATTTTGAACTGATCTTTGCTCCACCGATCGCTGTGAATGAAATGGTTCTAGCGATATGGTTGATAGTTAAAGGATTCAATTCATCTGCCAAACCCGAAATAAAATCCCGAAGTTGA
- a CDS encoding DUF6326 family protein → MNSDENTPTFLEDVKINVKIKLSALWATLMFLYLYLDFFKLYEPGSIEEILAGRVWEFEITQAWALSAMVLMTIPSLMVFLSMALPAKANRLANIIVGALYVFIGIGTMIGEVWYFYLFGHSLGVLLLLLIVWYAWKWPKQEA, encoded by the coding sequence ATGAACTCAGATGAAAATACTCCCACATTCTTAGAAGATGTGAAGATAAATGTGAAGATAAAGCTTTCAGCATTATGGGCAACTTTAATGTTTTTATATCTGTATTTGGATTTTTTCAAATTGTATGAACCAGGGTCTATAGAGGAAATCCTGGCGGGAAGAGTATGGGAATTTGAAATTACTCAGGCATGGGCGTTGTCAGCTATGGTACTAATGACAATTCCAAGTCTTATGGTCTTCCTGTCCATGGCATTACCAGCTAAAGCGAATCGCTTGGCAAACATCATAGTGGGTGCATTATATGTTTTTATTGGGATAGGGACCATGATAGGAGAGGTCTGGTACTTTTATTTATTTGGTCATAGCCTAGGAGTTTTGCTTCTTTTGCTAATTGTCTGGTATGCATGGAAATGGCCTAAGCAGGAAGCATGA
- a CDS encoding DUF6326 family protein, with the protein MDMKEKLSLLWIFVLFNYIYADITTLMDSSVLTELITGYAGGLQITQGFLLGGAILMEIPIAMVVLSRVLKYKANRLANIIAGTIKTAAVSLSMFVGTPALYYIFFGTIEIGCTLLIIWYAWKWTDAEVN; encoded by the coding sequence ATGGATATGAAGGAAAAGCTTTCATTATTGTGGATCTTTGTACTATTTAATTATATTTATGCAGATATCACAACATTAATGGATTCTTCGGTACTAACGGAACTAATAACAGGATATGCAGGCGGTCTTCAGATCACCCAAGGATTTTTGTTGGGGGGAGCAATATTAATGGAGATTCCAATTGCCATGGTTGTTCTGTCCAGGGTATTGAAGTATAAAGCAAATCGCTTGGCAAACATCATCGCAGGTACAATAAAAACTGCCGCTGTTTCCTTATCAATGTTTGTTGGAACTCCTGCTCTTTATTATATCTTTTTTGGAACTATAGAAATTGGGTGTACCTTACTAATTATCTGGTATGCATGGAAGTGGACTGATGCTGAAGTAAATTAA
- a CDS encoding DUF3303 domain-containing protein yields the protein MLFMISLEHTPEQCFGREEYKEEMKQWAGEMRSSAEKLGIKINGAYVCPNEHIFYFILESDSLKAISEFFKPPMLTHHTGKISPIMTIEEAAEGTSLLEK from the coding sequence ATGTTATTTATGATTAGCCTTGAGCATACACCTGAACAGTGTTTTGGAAGAGAAGAATACAAGGAAGAAATGAAGCAATGGGCTGGGGAAATGAGAAGCTCAGCAGAAAAACTGGGCATAAAAATAAATGGAGCATACGTTTGCCCTAACGAGCATATTTTCTATTTCATCCTCGAATCAGATAGTTTGAAGGCAATTTCTGAATTCTTTAAACCACCGATGTTAACGCATCATACTGGAAAGATCTCTCCTATAATGACAATAGAGGAGGCAGCAGAAGGGACTTCATTGCTAGAAAAATAA
- a CDS encoding NADP-dependent isocitrate dehydrogenase, with protein MAQKSTIIYTKSDEAPALATSSLLPIVQAYVKNAGITMETRDISLAGRIIAQFPERLTEDQKISDALSELGEMVLTPEANIIKLPNISASVPQIKATVAELQAQGYDLPDYPEDPSNDEEKAIKAKFDIVKGSAVNPVLREGNSDRRAPKAVKNYAKKHPHSMGEWKSDSKSHVSSMTGGDFYGSEKSVEIEEATNFRIFFTDDAGNKTLLKDKAPLQTGEIIDAAVMNKKALQAFLAEQIEDAKAKDVLFSVHLKATMMKVSDPIIFGHVVKVFFKEIFDKYGDLLSELGVDPNNGLGDLYTKIQNLPEDKQADIKADIEAVYAKRPALAMVNSDKRITNLHVPSDVIVDASMPAAIRSSGGMWGPDGKLKDMKAIIPDRSYSGVYQETIEFCQKHGAFDPSKMGSVSNVGLMAQKAEEYGSHDKTFEMTGTGKVQVIDDNNNVLIEQPVEEGDIFRMCQVKDAPVQDWIKLAVKRAKATGNPAVFWLDEKRAHDSQLIKKVNEYLKDYDTDGLELLIKAPVEATKFSLERIKEGKDTISVTGNALRDYLTDLFPILEVGTSAKMLSIVPLMNGGGLFETGAGGSAPKHVQQFESEGHLRWDSLGEFLALAVSLEHLGNSFDNPKALVLAETLDEATELVLENGKSPSRKVNEIDNRGSHFYLAMYWAQALADQEKDSELKAIFEPVAKALMENEEKIANELLEAQGKAMDLKGYYAPDEELRSQAMRPSVTLNGIIDSI; from the coding sequence ATGGCACAGAAATCGACAATCATTTATACGAAAAGCGATGAAGCTCCGGCTTTGGCAACCAGTTCGCTCCTGCCTATTGTACAGGCTTATGTGAAAAACGCCGGAATCACTATGGAAACGAGGGATATCTCCCTGGCGGGAAGAATCATTGCCCAGTTTCCCGAAAGACTGACAGAGGACCAGAAGATTTCCGATGCCCTTTCCGAATTGGGAGAGATGGTCTTAACTCCGGAAGCCAACATTATCAAACTACCCAATATCAGCGCTTCAGTTCCCCAGATTAAAGCGACAGTCGCAGAACTCCAGGCTCAGGGATATGATCTGCCCGATTATCCCGAAGATCCTTCTAATGATGAAGAAAAGGCGATCAAAGCGAAATTCGATATTGTCAAGGGCAGTGCTGTTAACCCTGTATTGAGAGAAGGGAATTCTGACCGCAGAGCTCCTAAAGCTGTAAAAAATTATGCGAAAAAACATCCCCATTCCATGGGAGAATGGAAGTCCGATTCCAAATCCCATGTATCCAGTATGACCGGCGGAGATTTTTACGGCAGTGAGAAATCTGTTGAAATTGAAGAGGCTACCAATTTCAGAATTTTCTTTACAGATGACGCTGGTAATAAAACATTATTAAAAGACAAAGCCCCTCTTCAGACCGGAGAAATCATTGATGCAGCTGTTATGAACAAAAAAGCGCTTCAGGCATTTCTGGCTGAACAGATAGAAGATGCCAAAGCTAAAGATGTCTTATTCTCCGTTCATTTGAAAGCGACAATGATGAAAGTTTCCGACCCTATTATCTTCGGTCATGTGGTTAAGGTCTTCTTTAAAGAGATATTTGATAAATATGGTGATCTGCTTTCAGAATTAGGTGTAGATCCCAACAACGGACTGGGAGATCTCTATACAAAAATCCAGAATCTGCCTGAAGACAAACAGGCTGATATCAAAGCAGATATAGAAGCTGTGTATGCCAAGAGACCGGCATTGGCTATGGTTAACTCCGATAAGAGAATTACCAATCTCCATGTTCCCAGCGATGTTATCGTCGACGCTTCCATGCCTGCAGCAATCCGCTCATCAGGCGGCATGTGGGGACCAGACGGGAAACTGAAAGATATGAAAGCCATAATTCCAGACCGCTCTTATTCAGGAGTGTATCAGGAAACTATTGAGTTCTGTCAAAAACACGGTGCCTTTGATCCATCAAAAATGGGAAGCGTTTCCAATGTGGGGCTTATGGCGCAAAAAGCTGAAGAATATGGCTCACATGACAAGACCTTTGAGATGACTGGTACAGGAAAAGTTCAAGTTATCGATGACAACAATAATGTACTCATTGAACAGCCGGTAGAGGAAGGAGATATCTTCCGCATGTGTCAGGTGAAAGACGCACCCGTTCAGGATTGGATCAAGCTGGCCGTTAAACGAGCCAAAGCGACAGGCAATCCTGCAGTCTTCTGGCTCGATGAGAAAAGAGCTCACGATTCACAGCTCATTAAAAAAGTGAACGAATACTTGAAAGATTATGATACTGATGGCCTGGAACTATTGATCAAAGCTCCCGTTGAAGCGACCAAGTTTTCATTGGAGAGAATTAAAGAGGGCAAAGATACAATCTCTGTGACTGGAAATGCTTTGAGAGATTATCTGACAGACCTCTTTCCCATTTTGGAAGTGGGAACCAGTGCGAAAATGCTATCAATCGTTCCCCTAATGAATGGCGGTGGACTTTTCGAGACAGGTGCCGGCGGTTCGGCACCCAAACACGTACAGCAATTTGAATCGGAAGGTCACCTGCGTTGGGACTCTCTGGGAGAATTCCTGGCCTTAGCTGTTTCTCTGGAGCATCTGGGCAACAGTTTTGATAATCCTAAAGCTCTGGTTTTAGCAGAAACATTGGATGAAGCGACAGAGCTGGTTCTGGAAAACGGAAAATCACCTTCCCGAAAAGTGAATGAGATTGATAACAGAGGATCTCATTTTTATCTGGCAATGTATTGGGCTCAGGCTCTGGCTGATCAGGAGAAAGATAGCGAATTAAAAGCGATTTTTGAACCTGTAGCTAAAGCTCTGATGGAAAATGAAGAGAAGATTGCCAATGAGTTGTTAGAAGCTCAGGGCAAAGCTATGGATCTCAAAGGATACTACGCTCCAGATGAGGAGTTGAGATCCCAGGCCATGAGACCTAGTGTGACTTTGAATGGGATTATCGATTCTATTTAA
- a CDS encoding PAS domain-containing sensor histidine kinase: MWDENVAIISPDGLIIYTNQSWKQFAKDNGLDPGKYSEGTNYLKVCDELNGNYSTDASAATKGITDVINGTNDIFKSEYQYQGPDEVYWFLMKVTPLSRSYPTHVLLQHIDINDRKRAEEELRERDSELQSIFRAAPTGIGVVQNRVLKHVNDLVCEITGYSRAELVGQSARILYPSDDEYEYVGKEKYAQIEKCGVGTVETQWQRKDGKVIDILLSSSPINPDDLSQGVTFTALDITNRKKAEIKLYESEKKYSTLVENGNDGIIILQGDVIKYANKTMQEMSGYSYEEITGKSFIKFVSPEYVDLIKEKYKRRLNGERIRKYIDMSYSSILHLETGFYEDSSKNIEALSKISEKPFRTILVDTDLIKMRLENIVLEHDCVSKARRIKEATEKVASCSMSIEVIKELVELKNEKEVAEKITQMYYILFAPEKVSYISLKDGLVQSEFSTSSDPDNELNRDFLDIDKKYLINENRDSFLLKIKSNIGVMGTVEVKGLSYPGNISDYLNTAIIISNASSLVVSNIRRYQEILESKKRQQDLTDTLKVMNKILRHDVANNLNVEINAIELYNIKKDAKFLEMAHNSAYRSVETIKNMKDMEYQFFRDDQELLPYHIHDLIESAFRHFDIESSIEGNALIMADNALPSVIENLIRNAQVHGKADSIQVIIEDDQTNCKICFKDNGVGIPDEVKSYIFDEGFKYGDTGNTGLGLYIVKKTIERYHGGISVKDNAPKGVSFVIELPSIHTVDTSIV, encoded by the coding sequence ATGTGGGATGAAAATGTTGCAATCATCTCTCCCGATGGCCTGATCATTTATACGAATCAAAGTTGGAAACAGTTTGCTAAAGACAATGGTCTTGATCCGGGGAAATACAGTGAAGGTACTAATTACTTGAAAGTATGCGATGAATTAAATGGCAATTATTCAACTGATGCTTCTGCTGCAACAAAAGGTATAACTGATGTCATAAATGGGACCAATGATATTTTTAAAAGTGAATATCAATACCAAGGTCCTGATGAGGTCTACTGGTTCTTGATGAAGGTCACACCTCTTTCGCGAAGTTATCCTACACATGTTCTTTTACAACATATAGATATAAATGACCGAAAGCGAGCAGAGGAGGAACTTCGAGAAAGGGATTCAGAGCTCCAGAGTATTTTTAGGGCTGCACCTACAGGAATAGGCGTTGTCCAGAACCGGGTGCTAAAACATGTCAATGATCTGGTCTGCGAAATAACAGGGTATTCAAGGGCTGAACTGGTTGGTCAGAGTGCAAGGATCCTTTATCCTAGTGATGATGAATATGAATATGTGGGTAAAGAAAAATATGCTCAGATCGAAAAATGTGGGGTTGGCACAGTAGAAACACAATGGCAAAGAAAAGATGGCAAGGTCATTGATATTCTTCTTAGTTCATCGCCTATCAACCCTGACGATCTCTCGCAAGGGGTTACGTTTACTGCACTAGATATAACTAACCGCAAGAAGGCTGAAATTAAGCTTTATGAGAGTGAAAAAAAGTACTCAACTCTTGTGGAAAATGGAAATGATGGCATAATTATCCTTCAAGGCGATGTGATTAAATATGCGAACAAAACGATGCAGGAAATGTCTGGATATTCTTATGAAGAAATAACCGGTAAGAGTTTTATTAAATTTGTTTCGCCTGAATATGTCGATCTTATTAAAGAAAAATATAAGAGAAGATTAAACGGGGAAAGGATCAGAAAGTACATTGACATGTCATATTCCTCCATCCTTCATCTTGAGACCGGATTCTATGAAGATAGTTCAAAGAATATAGAGGCACTTTCTAAGATCTCGGAAAAACCCTTCAGGACGATTCTTGTGGATACTGATCTAATAAAGATGAGGCTGGAGAACATTGTTCTTGAACATGACTGCGTTAGTAAGGCCCGGAGAATAAAAGAAGCAACAGAGAAGGTGGCTTCCTGTTCCATGTCCATTGAGGTCATAAAAGAACTTGTTGAACTTAAAAATGAGAAAGAAGTCGCAGAGAAAATAACCCAAATGTACTATATCCTGTTTGCACCGGAAAAGGTCAGTTACATATCATTGAAAGATGGACTTGTTCAATCGGAATTTTCTACAAGTTCTGATCCGGATAATGAGCTGAACAGGGATTTCCTGGATATCGACAAAAAATACCTGATAAACGAGAACCGGGATAGCTTCCTACTGAAGATCAAAAGTAATATCGGGGTCATGGGGACTGTTGAAGTCAAAGGATTGTCCTATCCTGGGAATATAAGTGATTATCTGAATACAGCGATTATAATTTCAAATGCTTCCTCTCTTGTTGTTTCTAACATCAGGAGGTACCAGGAGATCCTTGAATCTAAGAAACGCCAGCAGGATCTTACAGATACCCTGAAGGTGATGAACAAGATCCTGAGGCATGATGTTGCAAATAACCTGAACGTAGAGATAAATGCTATCGAGCTATATAATATCAAAAAAGATGCAAAGTTCCTTGAAATGGCACACAATTCTGCATACAGGAGTGTGGAAACGATCAAGAACATGAAGGATATGGAATATCAATTCTTCCGGGATGATCAGGAACTTCTGCCTTATCACATCCACGATCTTATTGAATCTGCATTCAGACATTTCGATATTGAGAGTTCGATAGAGGGCAATGCCCTCATCATGGCGGATAATGCCCTGCCTTCGGTTATCGAGAATCTGATTAGGAATGCACAGGTACATGGCAAAGCAGATAGCATTCAGGTAATCATAGAAGATGATCAGACCAATTGTAAGATATGTTTCAAGGATAATGGTGTCGGGATACCCGATGAGGTCAAATCGTACATTTTTGATGAAGGATTCAAGTATGGTGACACTGGTAATACGGGTCTTGGACTTTATATTGTCAAAAAGACAATCGAAAGATACCATGGTGGCATATCTGTAAAGGATAACGCGCCAAAAGGTGTTTCTTTTGTAATAGAATTACCATCGATACATACTGTGGACACTTCAATAGTTTGA